A region of Lagenorhynchus albirostris chromosome 20, mLagAlb1.1, whole genome shotgun sequence DNA encodes the following proteins:
- the SLC25A10 gene encoding mitochondrial dicarboxylate carrier isoform X1, translating into MAAEARVSRWYFGGLASCGAACCTHPLDLVKVHLQTQQEVKLRMMGMALQVVRSDGILALYNGLSASLCRQMTYSLTRFAIYETVRDQVTKGSEGPLPFYKKILLGSISGCIGGFVGTPADMVNVRMQNDMKLPQNQRRNYAHALDGLYRVAREEGLKKLFSGATMASSRGMLVTVGQLSCYDQAKQLVLSTGYLSDSIFTHFIASFIAGGCATFLCQPLDVLKTRLMNAKGEYQGVLHCAMETAKLGPLAFYKGLVPAGIRLMPHTVLTFVFLEQLRKHFGIKVPS; encoded by the exons ATGGCGGCCGAGGCGCGCGTGTCGCGCTGGTACTTCGGTGGGCTGGCGTCGTGCGGGGCCGCCTGCTGCACGCACCCGCTGGACCTGGTCAAG GTGCATCTTCAGACTCAGCAGGAGGTGAAGCTGCGCATGATGGGGATGGCGCTGCAGGTGGTGCGCTCCGATGGCATCCTGGCTCTCTACAATGGGCTGAGCGCCTCCCTGTGCAGACAG ATGACCTACTCCCTGACTCGATTTGCCATCTATGAGACCGTGCGGGACCAGGTAACCAAGGGCAGCGAGGGCCCCCTGCCCTTCTACAAGAAGATCTTGTTGGGCTCCATCAGTG GTTGTATCGGCGGTTTCGTGGGGACCCCCGCGGACATGGTCAACGTCAG GATGCAGAATGACATGAAGCTGCCCCAGAATCAGCGCCGAAA CTATGCCCACGCCCTGGACGGCCTGTACCGCGTGGCCCGAGAAG AGGGTCTGAAGAAGCTGTTCTCGGGCGCAACTATGGCGTCCAGTCGAGGGATGTTGGTCACCGTGGGCCAG CTGTCCTGCTATGACCAAGCCAAGCAGCTGGTTCTCAGCACGGGGTACTTGTCCGACAGCATCTTCACGCACTTTATCGCCAGCTTCATTGCG GGTGGATGCGCCACATTCctgtgccagcccctggatgTGCTGAAGACCCGGCTGATGAATGCCAAGGGCGAGTATCAG GGTGTTCTGCACTGTGCCATGGAGACAGCGAAGCTTGGGCCGCTGGCCTTTTACAAG gGCCTCGTGCCTGCCGGCATCCGCCTCATGCCCCACACCGTACTCACGTTTGTGTTTCTGGAGCAGCTTCGCAAACACTTCGGCATCAAAGTGCCGTCCTGA
- the LOC132511136 gene encoding cytochrome c oxidase subunit NDUFA4-like: protein MIHQIIGQAKEHPSSIPLFIFIGAGGTGAALYVLRLALFNPDVSWDRENNPEPWNKLGPNDQYKFYSVNVDYSKLKKEGPDF from the coding sequence ATGATCCACCAGATCATCGGTCAGGCCAAGGAGCATCCTAGCTCGATCCCCCTCTTCATATTTATTGGAGCGGGAGGTACTGGAGCAGCACTGTATGTTTTGCGCCTGGCATTGTTCAATCCAGATGTCAGTTGGGACAGAGAGAATAACCCAGAACCCTGGAACAAACTGGGTCCCAATGATCAGTACAAGTTCTACTCAGTGAATGTAGATTACAGCAAATTGAAGAAAGAAGGTCCAGACTTCTAA
- the SLC25A10 gene encoding mitochondrial dicarboxylate carrier isoform X2, with the protein MAAEARVSRWYFGGLASCGAACCTHPLDLVKVHLQTQQEVKLRMMGMALQVVRSDGILALYNGLSASLCRQMTYSLTRFAIYETVRDQVTKGSEGPLPFYKKILLGSISGCIGGFVGTPADMVNVRMQNDMKLPQNQRRNYAHALDGLYRVAREEGLKKLFSGATMASSRGMLVTVGQLSCYDQAKQLVLSTGYLSDSIFTHFIASFIAGGCATFLCQPLDVLKTRLMNAKGEYQGVLHCAMETAKLGPLAFYKLRKHFGIKVPS; encoded by the exons ATGGCGGCCGAGGCGCGCGTGTCGCGCTGGTACTTCGGTGGGCTGGCGTCGTGCGGGGCCGCCTGCTGCACGCACCCGCTGGACCTGGTCAAG GTGCATCTTCAGACTCAGCAGGAGGTGAAGCTGCGCATGATGGGGATGGCGCTGCAGGTGGTGCGCTCCGATGGCATCCTGGCTCTCTACAATGGGCTGAGCGCCTCCCTGTGCAGACAG ATGACCTACTCCCTGACTCGATTTGCCATCTATGAGACCGTGCGGGACCAGGTAACCAAGGGCAGCGAGGGCCCCCTGCCCTTCTACAAGAAGATCTTGTTGGGCTCCATCAGTG GTTGTATCGGCGGTTTCGTGGGGACCCCCGCGGACATGGTCAACGTCAG GATGCAGAATGACATGAAGCTGCCCCAGAATCAGCGCCGAAA CTATGCCCACGCCCTGGACGGCCTGTACCGCGTGGCCCGAGAAG AGGGTCTGAAGAAGCTGTTCTCGGGCGCAACTATGGCGTCCAGTCGAGGGATGTTGGTCACCGTGGGCCAG CTGTCCTGCTATGACCAAGCCAAGCAGCTGGTTCTCAGCACGGGGTACTTGTCCGACAGCATCTTCACGCACTTTATCGCCAGCTTCATTGCG GGTGGATGCGCCACATTCctgtgccagcccctggatgTGCTGAAGACCCGGCTGATGAATGCCAAGGGCGAGTATCAG GGTGTTCTGCACTGTGCCATGGAGACAGCGAAGCTTGGGCCGCTGGCCTTTTACAAG CTTCGCAAACACTTCGGCATCAAAGTGCCGTCCTGA